The nucleotide sequence ATTTCCAATCAGCAGTGGCAACGCCACCCTGCGCTATCTGGCAAAGTATTACGCTAGCGGAGTAGCCACTGCCGGCACGGTCACCGCCATTGCCAACTACACCGTTCAGTATCAGTAAGTGAGGCCCAGCGGGGTGCCGATTTGCCAAGCAGAATCCGGGCAGCAAATGGCAAAAGCAGCCTGTGGCGATCCGCTCTGCCACACGGCATGCCAGTACGGTGGATTGCCTTCCTGCACACCATCACCACAGTCTGCTCAGTGACTGGTGTGCTGGAAACGGTCTACCAGCTCCACCATCTTGCCGGCAGTGCGGTTAAGCTGGCCGGACAAGGCAGCGGCCTCCTGCACGATATGGGCATTGTTTTCCGCCAGCGCGGCAATCTTGCTGACATTGGTGGCGACATCGTTGCTGGCAGCAGTCTGCTCTTGCATCGCCAGCGTGGTACTGCGGCTCTTGTCGGCAGTATCGCTGGCCTTGCCGTGAATCAGCGCCAGGTCTTCCACCGTCAGATCCACCTCAGCCATGCCACCCTGCATGCGCTGCCGCGCCGTGGCCATCTGCTGCGCCACGCCCTGGGTTTCGCGGCGGATATCTTCAATCAGCGCGGCGATGTCCAGCGTTTCCTTGCTGGTGCGCTCGGCCAGCTTGCGTACCTCGTCCGCCACCACGGCAAAACCGCGCCCCATTTCGCCAGCCCGTGCCGCCTCGATGGCGGCGTTAAGGGCCAGCAGATTGGTCTGGTCGGCAATCTCGCGAATGGCGGTGACAATGCTGTGAATACCCTCGGACTTGTCGCGCAGCATGTCCACACTTTCGCCGGTATGGGTCAGGCCATCGGCGGTTTCACTCAGCGCGGTGGCGGTACTGCGCATGCGGTCGCGACCATCATCCACACAGCCCTGCATGTCCTCGGCCACGCGCATGGCTTGCAAGGCATTGTCGGTCACGGCGGCAATGCCGGCGGACATTTCCTCGATGGCGGCGGCGATGTCCACGGATGAGCGGCTTTGCACCTCCGCCGTGGAGGCAGCACGGGCCGATACATCATTCAGTGAGTTGGCTGCCGCCATCATCTGGTGCGCTTCGCTCTTGATCTGGCGCAGGGTGTCGGCAAAGGCGTCTGCCAGATGGTCGAATGCCTGGCCCATACGGGCAATTTCGTCGCTGCCGGGCAGCGCGGCACGGCGCGACAGGTCGAAGTCGCGGCTCATGCCGCTCATCAATTGCTCCAGCCGGGAAATCGGCCGCTCCACGCTGTGGTAAATGGCCCAGCCCAGCACCGACAACAGCAGAATGGTGGCGGCAGAACCCAGCAGGGTGAACCACAGCTGGAAGCGCGCCTCACCCAGCAGCCGCTGCATATCACCATCCAGTTGTCGCAGCAGTTGATCCTGCAGCTTTTTCAGATTGGCCATTTGGGCGCTGGCGGTCTTGAACCACAGGGCCGGTGCCACGCCCAGCGGCTGCCCCAAGGGCACGGCCATGATCTGCTGGCGCATGGCCTGTACCGCAGCCGCCTCGGCGGACTGATCGGCCTGCTGTGATGCCTGGCGAATCTCGGCAGATGCCACCAGCCGCAGCTGGCTGGCACAGGCTTGTTGCCGGGCCTGCATGCCAGCAGCCTGCAGCAAGGCGGCCTGGTCAAAACTGCCCCGCCCCAGCAGGCCATTGATGAAGCCACGCTCCCGCCCGGCAAATTCCTTCTGGCATTGCAGATTGAGCAGCGCCACCGCATCGTGCAGCAGCCCGGCATCGCTGGTGCTGCCTGCCAAGCCGGCAATCAGGCCAATCAGCTGTTCGATATTGCCCGAGTAAGCGGCAAACATTTGCGCCGCCGGCTGGCTACGGCTGTCGATGGCGGCGCGCCCCTGCAGCAGGCTGCGCACCTGACCCTCCGCCGCTGTCGCCTGCGTGGCCTCTGGCAACTGCGCCAGGCTGGCGTGGAAGTCGGCCAGCGCGCTGTCAGTTTGCTGCCGTGCGCTTTGCAGATCGGCCGGCAGGCTGCTGCCTGCCACGCTCAGAAAGCCATTGCTCAAGCCCCGTTCGGCCTGCAACTGGTGAATCAGGCTGCTGGCCTTGCCAGCCACCTGCAATAGCTGGCCGGAAGCCTGCAGACGCGACAGGCTGTGCCATTTTTCCAGCGACAGCACGCCGGCAAGGCCGGCAATCACCAGGACGAAAGGCAGGATCAGCAGGCTCAGCCTGCTGGCAATGGAGAGTCTGGACAACATGACAGCCTCACAATCGGCGTGGGGGGAGTGGTGTGTTGCAATGCACTAACAGCATAGGCAATTTTTAACTGACAGCAAATATGCCGATAAAGTAAAAAAGGGGAAGCAGCCACGCTTCCCCTGCTCTCCCCGTTACCAGGGAGCTTGTCAGCCGCGCTGGATCAGCAGCGGATTTCCGCGTTCTGGCGCGCGTAGAACCACCAGTTGATCAGCACGCAGCTGGCATAGAACAGGATGAAGGCATACAGCGCAGCCTCCACACCACCGGTCATGGCAATGGAAGTGCCATAGCTCTTGGGAATGAAGAAGCCGCCATACGCACCAATCGCACCAGAGAAGCCCAGCACGGCTGCGGCCTCGCGCGTGGCATCGGCCTGCGCCTGCTTCTGTGCCGCCTCACCCTTGCCGGCCAGACGCTGATGCAGCGTCAGGAAAATCACCGGCACCTGCATGAAGGTAGAACCATTGCCCAGCCCGGTCAGGGCAAACAGGCAGAGGAACATGGCGAAGAAGCCCTGGAAGTTGCCACCCTGGCCAGCATGCGGCAGAAAGCCCAGCACGCCGCCCACTGCCAGCATCATCAGCACAAACACCGCCTGGGTCACCTTGGCACCGCCGATCTTGTCCGCGATCCAGCCACCGACCGGACGGGCCAGCGCCCCCACCAGCGGGCCGTAGAACACATACTTGGTGGGGTCTACATCCGGGAACTGGCCTTTCATCAGCAGCGGGAAACCAGCGGAGAAACCGATAAAGGAGCCGAAAGTGCCGATATACAGCCAGCACATCAACCAATTGTGCTTGCGCCGGAAAATCACCACCTGGTCGGCAAACGAGGCGCGGGCCGAGGCAATGTCATTCATGCCCAGCCAGGCAGCGACAGTGGACAGCACGATGAACGGCACCCAGACAAAACCGGCATTCTGCAGCCACATTTTCTTGTGCACCGCGCCCTTGATCCAGGTTTGCGGGTCGCCGCCAAAGGCACCGAACACGCCCATGGTGATCACCAGCGGCACCACAAACTGCACCAGCGACACCCCCAGGTTGCCCAGACCGGCATTCAGACCCAGCGCCGTGCCCTTTTCCGCCTTGGGGAAAAAGAAGCTGATATTGGACATGGATGAGCTGAAGTTACCGCCACCAAAACCGCACAGCAGCGCCAGCACCACCATGGTGATGTAGCTGGTATTCGGGTCCTGCACGGCAAAGCCGATGCCGATTGCCGGAATCAGCAGGCTGGCAGTGGACAGGGCCGTCCATTTGCGGCCACCAAACACCGGCACCATGAAGCTGTAGAAAATCCGCAGGGTGGCACCGGACAAGGCCGGCAGCGCCGCCAGCCAGAACAGCTGGTTTTGCGAATAGCCGAAACCGATATTCGGCATGTTCAGCACCGCCACGCTCCACACCTGCCAGATGACAAAGGCCAGCATCAACGCCGGGATGGATATCCACAGATTGCGCCGTGCTACCGCCTTGCCTTGCTGCTGCCAGAATTCGGCATTCTCCGGTTCCCACCGGTTAAGTATATGTGACATCAAGTCCTCCCTGACGGCACGCTGACCGTCAATCAAAAATGGGGTTGGCGCGATCAGGCCGACTGTCTGGCAACGCTGGCCACGGCCTTGCCCTGCGCGGGCTTAAAGGAAAAATGCATCCACACCAGCGATACGCATACCGTGCCGTACAGCAGCATGAAAGCGCTGGTACGCACACCGGTCACATCCAGCAGCACACCGAACAGGATGGGCAACAGGAAACCGCCCATGCCGCCAGCCAGGCCTACCACGCCGGATACCGCGCCGATATTGTCGGGAAACTCATTGGCAATGAACTTGAACACCGACGCCTTGCCGATGGCCATGGCAATGCCCACGCCAAACAGCATCAGGGTGAACTGGGTCACGCCCAGGCCGATATGAAAGCTTTGCACGCCGTGCGTGGTGGTAATGCTGAAGTCGGTTTGCGGGTAGGACAGGATGAAAAAGGCCACCCAGCAGGTCCACATCACGCCCCAGGTCACCTTGTAAGGGCCGAAACGGTCGGACAGCCAGCCGCCCATGGCACGCAGCACGCCGCCCGGCAGGGAGAAACAGGCCGCCAGAAACGCGGCATGCTTGATATCAAAGCCATACTCGCCAACGTAGTATTTGGTCATCCACAAGGCCAGCGCCACATAGCCGCCAAACACCACCGAGTAATACTGGCAATAGCGCAGCACCGCCGGGTCTTTCATCAGGGCCAGCTGCTGGCGCAGGCTCACCTTGCTGCTGACCAGATGGGCCGAATCCTGATAGGAAAACAGCCAGAACAGGATGGCCGTTACCAGCATGGTGATGGCGTATACCGTGGGCACCATTTGCCAGCCAGCCACGGCAATAATGGTGGGCGCCACCAGTTTGGTCAGCGAGGAACCGGCATTACCGGCACCAAACACCCCCATGGCCATGCCCTGCTGCTCGGGACGGAACCAGCGCGCCACATAAGGCGTGCCTACCGAAAAAGCACCGCCAGCCAGCCCTACCAGCAGGCCGATGGCCAGAAACTGCCAGTAAGCGGTGGCGTACTGCATGATGAAGATGAAGGGCACGCATACCAGCATCAGCACAAACATCACGATGCGGCCGCCGAAACGGTCGGTCCAGATGCCCAGTGGTACGCGAATCAGCGAGCCGGACAGCACCGGCGTCGCCGCCAGAATGCCGAATTCGGTTTCATTCAGGCCCAGATGCTGCTTGATGGGGATGCCCAAAACCGCAAACATCATCCAGATCATGAAACAGATGGTAAATGCCAGGGTGCTGGATGCCAGCACGGCGTACTGCTTGAAGCGTGGGGAAGCCATGGTGCCTTGCTCCGCGATGGGGATAGCAGGCATTTAACCCTGATACGCACACGGGAAATATTCGCCGATAGCAGCAAAACGCGCAGCATGAGGAGCTAGCCCGACCCTGCAGATGGGGAAGCCGGACTAATCACAAAGTAGCATGCCACCCCGCGCGGCCTTAGCCATTGCAGCCGGCCCCGGACATGTCACGCCACTGCGCCCTACCCCTTACGGAGAATTGCTGTCCGGCAGGCCAGGGGTTATTGTGGGCAGCATTGCCTTTGGCAATACCATGCCACCCGCCACCCGGATGCCCCGCACGATGATGCTCTACCAGACCCCGCGCCTAAGCAGCCTGTCCACCAAGCTCTTGCTGCTGACCATCGCCTGGCTGCTGCTGGCCATGACCTCCATCGGCTACACCCTCATCCTGTCGTGGAAGCTGGAAGGCGGCGCGGCCGCCATCAACGATGCCGGCAGCTTGCGCATGCGCAGCTACCATATCGCGCTGCAAGTAAGCGAAGGCGCACCGCTGGCCGCCATTCATGAAGGCGAGCAGCAGTTCGCCGCCATCCTGGCCCGGCTGAAGCAGGGCGATCCGGCGCGGCCGCTGTTCCTGCCGGACAATGCCACGGTCAGGCAGCAGGTGCGCGATATCGAGCACTCATGGCAGTCCGACATGCTGCCGCTGCTGGAAACCACAGCCAGTCAGCATGCCGGCCAGCGCCAGATGGAAAGCCCGGACATCGCCCGCTTCGTCAACCGTATCGACCGCCTGGTCAAGCTGGTGGAAGAAGACAACGCCCGCAATACCACCCTGCTGCGCTTTTTCCAGATGGCGCTGATCGCCATGGCCATCATTGGCTCGTTCAGCATGATGTTCCTGCTGTTCCTGCTGGTGATCCGGCCACTCAACACCCTGGGCGAAGGCATGCTGCGACTGCGCGACGGCAATCTGGACGCCCGGGTCAGCGTGGACAATAACGACGAATTTGCCACCATTGCCACCGGTTTCAACCAGATGGCCGACCGTTTGCAGGACCTGTACGCCACACTGGAACAGAAAGTGGCCGACAAGACCCGCTCGGTGGAATACAAGAACCGCCAGCTGGCCGCCCTGTACAACGTCACTGCCTTCCTGCATGACTCGCACAGCCTGACCGACATGTGCAGCGGCTTCATCGAGCGGCTGATCGAGCTGACCGGTGCCGATGCCGGCAGTGTGCGGCTGGTGGATTTCAAACGCGGACGGCTGGAGTTGATCGCCCAGAACGGCCTGCCGGCCGAACTGCAGGAAGAAGACGATTGCGCCACGCTCAATGGCTGCCTGTGTGGCGATACCGTGCCGCAGCCCTTCTCCGTGCTGCATCGCTTCGACCAGTTGCCGGCGGCGACCGAAAAGCACTGCCAGCGCGCCGGCTTCTCCAGCATTGCCGTGTTTCACATCCGGCACAACCAGACCAATGTCGGCATTTTCACCCTGTACTTCTATCAGGACCCCAAGCTGGCCACGCAAGACCAGTTTCTGCTGGAAACCCTGGGCAGCCATCTGGGCGTGGCGGTGGAAAACCACCGCCTGGCAGCCCGCGACCGCCAGTTTGCCGTATCAGAAGAGCGCAACCTGATGGCCCAAGGCCTGCACGACAGCATTGCCCAGTCGCTGTCCTTCCTGAATCTGCAAGTACAGATGCTGGACGCCGCACTGGCCGAGCAGCAAATGGAGCAGGCGCAGGAAAACCTTGGCTTCATCCGCGCCGGAGTGCAGGAATGCTATGAAGACGTGCGCGAACTGCTGCTGAATTTCCGCACCCGCATCAGCAAGGAAGACTTTTCCGATGCCGTGCGCACCCTGCTGGAGCGCTTTGAAAAGCAGACGCACATCCCCACCCAGCTCAATATGGGTGGTGACGGGCTGGCGCTCAATCCACAGCAGCAGTTGCAGCTGATCTTCATCCTGCAAGAAGCGCTGTCCAATGTGCGCAAACATGCGCAG is from Aquitalea aquatilis and encodes:
- a CDS encoding methyl-accepting chemotaxis protein, coding for MLSRLSIASRLSLLILPFVLVIAGLAGVLSLEKWHSLSRLQASGQLLQVAGKASSLIHQLQAERGLSNGFLSVAGSSLPADLQSARQQTDSALADFHASLAQLPEATQATAAEGQVRSLLQGRAAIDSRSQPAAQMFAAYSGNIEQLIGLIAGLAGSTSDAGLLHDAVALLNLQCQKEFAGRERGFINGLLGRGSFDQAALLQAAGMQARQQACASQLRLVASAEIRQASQQADQSAEAAAVQAMRQQIMAVPLGQPLGVAPALWFKTASAQMANLKKLQDQLLRQLDGDMQRLLGEARFQLWFTLLGSAATILLLSVLGWAIYHSVERPISRLEQLMSGMSRDFDLSRRAALPGSDEIARMGQAFDHLADAFADTLRQIKSEAHQMMAAANSLNDVSARAASTAEVQSRSSVDIAAAIEEMSAGIAAVTDNALQAMRVAEDMQGCVDDGRDRMRSTATALSETADGLTHTGESVDMLRDKSEGIHSIVTAIREIADQTNLLALNAAIEAARAGEMGRGFAVVADEVRKLAERTSKETLDIAALIEDIRRETQGVAQQMATARQRMQGGMAEVDLTVEDLALIHGKASDTADKSRSTTLAMQEQTAASNDVATNVSKIAALAENNAHIVQEAAALSGQLNRTAGKMVELVDRFQHTSH
- a CDS encoding NarK family nitrate/nitrite MFS transporter; the protein is MSHILNRWEPENAEFWQQQGKAVARRNLWISIPALMLAFVIWQVWSVAVLNMPNIGFGYSQNQLFWLAALPALSGATLRIFYSFMVPVFGGRKWTALSTASLLIPAIGIGFAVQDPNTSYITMVVLALLCGFGGGNFSSSMSNISFFFPKAEKGTALGLNAGLGNLGVSLVQFVVPLVITMGVFGAFGGDPQTWIKGAVHKKMWLQNAGFVWVPFIVLSTVAAWLGMNDIASARASFADQVVIFRRKHNWLMCWLYIGTFGSFIGFSAGFPLLMKGQFPDVDPTKYVFYGPLVGALARPVGGWIADKIGGAKVTQAVFVLMMLAVGGVLGFLPHAGQGGNFQGFFAMFLCLFALTGLGNGSTFMQVPVIFLTLHQRLAGKGEAAQKQAQADATREAAAVLGFSGAIGAYGGFFIPKSYGTSIAMTGGVEAALYAFILFYASCVLINWWFYARQNAEIRC
- a CDS encoding MFS transporter, producing the protein MASPRFKQYAVLASSTLAFTICFMIWMMFAVLGIPIKQHLGLNETEFGILAATPVLSGSLIRVPLGIWTDRFGGRIVMFVLMLVCVPFIFIMQYATAYWQFLAIGLLVGLAGGAFSVGTPYVARWFRPEQQGMAMGVFGAGNAGSSLTKLVAPTIIAVAGWQMVPTVYAITMLVTAILFWLFSYQDSAHLVSSKVSLRQQLALMKDPAVLRYCQYYSVVFGGYVALALWMTKYYVGEYGFDIKHAAFLAACFSLPGGVLRAMGGWLSDRFGPYKVTWGVMWTCWVAFFILSYPQTDFSITTTHGVQSFHIGLGVTQFTLMLFGVGIAMAIGKASVFKFIANEFPDNIGAVSGVVGLAGGMGGFLLPILFGVLLDVTGVRTSAFMLLYGTVCVSLVWMHFSFKPAQGKAVASVARQSA
- a CDS encoding type IV pili methyl-accepting chemotaxis transducer N-terminal domain-containing protein, whose translation is MMLYQTPRLSSLSTKLLLLTIAWLLLAMTSIGYTLILSWKLEGGAAAINDAGSLRMRSYHIALQVSEGAPLAAIHEGEQQFAAILARLKQGDPARPLFLPDNATVRQQVRDIEHSWQSDMLPLLETTASQHAGQRQMESPDIARFVNRIDRLVKLVEEDNARNTTLLRFFQMALIAMAIIGSFSMMFLLFLLVIRPLNTLGEGMLRLRDGNLDARVSVDNNDEFATIATGFNQMADRLQDLYATLEQKVADKTRSVEYKNRQLAALYNVTAFLHDSHSLTDMCSGFIERLIELTGADAGSVRLVDFKRGRLELIAQNGLPAELQEEDDCATLNGCLCGDTVPQPFSVLHRFDQLPAATEKHCQRAGFSSIAVFHIRHNQTNVGIFTLYFYQDPKLATQDQFLLETLGSHLGVAVENHRLAARDRQFAVSEERNLMAQGLHDSIAQSLSFLNLQVQMLDAALAEQQMEQAQENLGFIRAGVQECYEDVRELLLNFRTRISKEDFSDAVRTLLERFEKQTHIPTQLNMGGDGLALNPQQQLQLIFILQEALSNVRKHAQAQRVRIEILNQADFSMSIRDDGCGFDEDVVATRRASHVGLSIMQERAARIRSQISIHPHPHGGTEVQLLLPQSERQAA